The proteins below come from a single Streptomyces tubercidicus genomic window:
- a CDS encoding protein-tyrosine-phosphatase has protein sequence MPPLGRGIAGSGGDTPVPPASPFRILHVSTGNVCRSPITERLHRHALELRLGGSCSGGLLVESAGTWGHEGAPMETHAATVLSDYGADPAGFLGRELLDEHVIRADLVLTATRDHRAQVISMGHSAGLRTFTLKEFNRLVRAIDPATLPEPDPDLPDGGLIERARALVGAAAALRGWLLAPNPESDEVYDPYGAPITFFRSIGDEINQALDPVVTALTGVPARA, from the coding sequence ATGCCGCCCCTGGGGCGTGGCATAGCGGGATCAGGCGGCGACACCCCGGTACCCCCTGCCTCCCCTTTTCGGATTCTCCACGTCAGCACCGGCAACGTCTGCCGCTCGCCGATCACCGAGCGGCTGCACCGCCATGCCCTGGAGCTGCGGCTCGGCGGGTCGTGCAGCGGCGGGCTGCTCGTGGAGAGCGCCGGGACCTGGGGCCACGAGGGCGCCCCGATGGAGACGCACGCCGCCACGGTGCTCAGTGACTACGGCGCGGACCCGGCCGGCTTCCTCGGCCGTGAGCTGCTCGACGAGCACGTCATCCGCGCCGACCTGGTGCTCACCGCCACCCGTGACCACCGCGCCCAGGTCATCTCGATGGGCCATTCGGCCGGGCTGCGCACCTTCACGCTGAAGGAGTTCAACCGGCTGGTGCGGGCCATAGATCCGGCCACCCTGCCCGAGCCCGATCCGGACCTGCCGGACGGCGGGCTGATCGAGCGCGCTCGTGCGCTGGTCGGCGCCGCCGCGGCGCTGCGCGGCTGGCTGCTGGCGCCCAACCCGGAGTCCGACGAGGTCTACGACCCCTACGGCGCCCCCATCACCTTCTTCCGCTCCATCGGCGACGAGATCAACCAGGCGCTCGACCCGGTCGTCACCGCGCTCACGGGAGTCCCGGCGCGGGCCTGA
- a CDS encoding L-threonylcarbamoyladenylate synthase, whose protein sequence is MARRYDCSDATDRTTGLREAASAVRRGELVVLPTDTVYGIGADAFSAEAVGDLLEAKGRGRGMPSPVLVGSPNTLHGLVTDFSEQAWELVDAFWPGALTLVAKHQPSLTWDLGETRGTVAVRMPLHPVAIELLTEFGPMAVSSANLTGHPSPQDCDAAQEMLGDSVSVYLDGGPTPAAVPSSIVDVTGRTPVLLREGALSAEELRKVVPELEVAN, encoded by the coding sequence ATGGCACGGCGATACGACTGCAGCGACGCGACCGACCGCACCACCGGTCTGCGCGAGGCCGCCTCGGCCGTCCGCCGCGGTGAGCTGGTCGTGCTGCCGACCGACACCGTCTACGGCATCGGCGCGGACGCCTTCAGCGCCGAGGCCGTCGGAGACCTGCTGGAGGCCAAGGGCCGCGGCCGCGGTATGCCCTCCCCGGTCCTCGTCGGGTCCCCCAACACCCTGCACGGCCTGGTCACCGACTTCTCCGAGCAGGCCTGGGAGCTGGTCGACGCCTTCTGGCCCGGCGCGCTCACCCTCGTCGCCAAGCACCAGCCGTCGCTGACCTGGGACCTGGGCGAGACCCGGGGGACGGTCGCGGTACGGATGCCGCTGCACCCCGTCGCGATCGAGCTGCTCACCGAGTTCGGCCCGATGGCCGTCTCCAGCGCCAACCTCACCGGCCACCCGTCCCCGCAGGACTGCGACGCCGCACAGGAAATGCTGGGCGACTCGGTCTCCGTCTACCTGGACGGCGGCCCGACGCCCGCCGCCGTACCGTCCTCGATCGTCGATGTCACCGGCAGGACGCCGGTGCTGCTGCGCGAGGGCGCGCTCAGCGCGGAAGAGCTGCGCAAGGTGGTACCCGAGCTTGAGGTGGCCAATTGA
- the prmC gene encoding peptide chain release factor N(5)-glutamine methyltransferase, whose protein sequence is MNLLLAEVAQATQRLADAGVPSPRFDAEELAAFVHGVKRGELHHVKDADFDARYWEAVARREAREPLQHITGRAFFRYLELAVGPGVFVPRPETESVVGWAIDAVRAMDVVEPLIVDLCTGSGAIALALAQEVPRSRVHAVELSDEALDYARKNVEGSRVVLHQGDALTALPELDGQVDLVVSNPPYIPLTEWEYVAPEARDHDPELALFSGQDGLDTIRGIERTAHRLLRPGGVVVIEHADTQGGQVPWIFTEERGWADAADHPDLNNRPRFATARRATP, encoded by the coding sequence GTGAACCTTCTGCTCGCCGAGGTGGCCCAGGCCACCCAGCGGCTGGCCGACGCCGGTGTGCCCTCGCCGCGCTTCGACGCCGAGGAACTCGCCGCGTTCGTGCACGGCGTCAAGCGGGGGGAGCTGCACCACGTCAAGGACGCGGACTTCGACGCCCGCTACTGGGAGGCCGTCGCCCGCCGTGAGGCCCGTGAGCCGCTCCAGCACATCACCGGCCGGGCGTTCTTCCGCTACCTCGAACTCGCCGTCGGGCCGGGGGTGTTCGTGCCCCGCCCGGAGACCGAGTCGGTGGTCGGCTGGGCGATAGACGCGGTACGGGCCATGGACGTCGTCGAACCGCTGATCGTCGACCTGTGCACCGGGTCGGGGGCGATCGCACTCGCCCTGGCGCAGGAGGTGCCCCGCTCGCGGGTGCACGCCGTGGAGCTGTCCGACGAGGCCCTGGACTACGCCCGTAAGAACGTCGAGGGGTCCCGCGTCGTTCTCCATCAGGGCGATGCGCTGACCGCGCTCCCCGAACTGGACGGGCAGGTCGACCTGGTCGTCTCCAATCCGCCGTACATCCCGCTGACCGAGTGGGAGTACGTCGCACCCGAGGCCCGCGACCACGACCCCGAGCTCGCGCTGTTCTCGGGTCAGGACGGCCTGGACACCATCCGGGGCATCGAGCGGACCGCACACCGCCTGCTGCGCCCCGGCGGAGTCGTCGTCATCGAGCATGCCGACACCCAGGGCGGGCAGGTGCCGTGGATCTTCACCGAGGAGCGGGGCTGGGCCGACGCGGCCGATCACCCGGACCTCAACAACAGGCCCCGTTTCGCCACCGCGCGCCGGGCGACGCCATGA
- the prfA gene encoding peptide chain release factor 1 translates to MFEAVEELIGEHADLEKRLADPAVHADQREAMRLNKRYAELTPIIATYRDWKQTGDDMETARELAADDPDFADEVKELDTRREELTEKLRLLLVPRDPSDDKDVILEVKAGEGGEESALFAGDLLRMYLRYAERAGWKTEILEANESDLGGYKDVQVAVKTKGGGGATEPGQGVWARLKYEGGVHRVQRVPATESQGRIHTSAAGVLVTPEAEEVEVEIGPNDLRIDVYRSSGPGGQSVNTTDSAVRITHLPTGIVVSCQNEKSQLQNKEQALRILRSRLLAAAQEEAEREASDARRSQVRTVDRSERIRTYNFPENRISDHRVGFKAYNLDQVLDGELDPVIQACVDADSAAKLAAAQ, encoded by the coding sequence ATGTTCGAGGCGGTCGAAGAACTGATCGGCGAGCACGCCGATCTCGAAAAGCGGCTGGCCGACCCCGCGGTCCACGCCGACCAGCGCGAGGCCATGCGGCTCAACAAGCGCTATGCCGAGCTGACCCCGATCATCGCGACGTACCGCGACTGGAAGCAGACCGGCGACGACATGGAGACCGCGCGCGAACTCGCCGCGGACGACCCGGACTTCGCCGATGAGGTCAAGGAACTCGACACCCGCCGCGAGGAGCTGACCGAGAAGCTGCGGCTGCTGCTCGTGCCGCGCGACCCCAGCGACGACAAGGACGTCATCCTTGAGGTCAAGGCCGGTGAGGGCGGCGAGGAGTCCGCGCTGTTCGCCGGCGATCTGCTGCGGATGTATCTGCGCTACGCCGAGCGGGCCGGCTGGAAGACCGAGATCCTGGAGGCCAACGAGTCCGATCTCGGCGGCTACAAGGACGTCCAGGTCGCCGTGAAGACCAAGGGCGGGGGCGGCGCCACCGAGCCGGGGCAGGGCGTCTGGGCGCGGCTGAAGTACGAGGGCGGGGTGCACCGCGTCCAGCGCGTGCCCGCCACCGAGTCGCAGGGCCGCATCCACACCTCCGCGGCCGGTGTGCTGGTCACCCCGGAGGCCGAGGAGGTCGAGGTCGAGATCGGCCCCAACGACCTGCGGATCGATGTCTACCGCTCCTCCGGGCCCGGCGGCCAGTCGGTCAACACCACCGACTCCGCGGTGCGCATCACCCACCTGCCCACCGGCATCGTGGTCTCCTGCCAGAACGAGAAGAGCCAGCTCCAGAACAAGGAGCAGGCGCTGCGCATCCTGCGCTCCCGGCTGCTGGCCGCCGCCCAGGAAGAGGCCGAGCGGGAGGCGTCGGACGCCCGGCGCAGCCAGGTCCGCACGGTGGACCGCTCCGAGCGCATCCGGACGTACAACTTCCCGGAAAACCGGATTTCCGACCACCGGGTCGGCTTCAAGGCGTACAACTTGGACCAGGTCCTCGACGGCGAGCTCGACCCGGTCATCCAGGCCTGCGTCGACGCCGACTCGGCCGCCAAGCTCGCCGCCGCCCAGTAA
- the rpmE gene encoding 50S ribosomal protein L31 — protein MKRDIHPEYVETQVSCTCGASFTTRSTVPSGTVRADICSECHPFYTGKQKIMDTGGRVARFEARFGKGAAAKK, from the coding sequence TTGAAGCGCGACATCCACCCGGAGTACGTCGAGACCCAGGTCAGCTGCACCTGTGGCGCGTCCTTCACCACCCGTAGCACGGTCCCCAGCGGCACGGTCCGCGCCGACATCTGCTCCGAGTGCCACCCGTTCTACACCGGCAAGCAGAAGATCATGGACACGGGCGGCCGCGTGGCCCGCTTCGAGGCCCGCTTCGGCAAGGGCGCCGCTGCCAAGAAGTAG
- a CDS encoding LCP family protein, producing MADSNGTEKTAESRARAIRPTGRRRKGPTRRRRVVTITVCALTSVVLLGGAGLGYAYFKLNGNLKGVDINAALGHDRPKNVDDGSMDLLVMGSDSRAGKNGDYGKDEGGARSDTAMIVHVYKGRKKASVVSVPRDTMIKRPDCSKDGKDVAGARRAMFNTAFEVGGPPCAVKTVESISGIRMDHFLEVDFTGFKKLIDALGGVEVTTSKAIDDNDSHLHLRPGKHTLGGEQALGLVRTRHGVPGGDGSDLGRIQLQQTFIKALMKQVQNVGVLTNPAKLYDIADTATKAVTTDTDLNSVSELAGLAKSLGGIGGENIDMVTLPVTYDTEDPDRVLPLTKQSRQVWDALREDKAIPKSAIKGSAGDKGGTDNYVK from the coding sequence ATGGCGGACAGCAACGGGACCGAGAAGACGGCTGAAAGCCGCGCCCGTGCAATACGTCCCACGGGACGCCGGCGCAAGGGCCCGACCCGGCGCCGCCGAGTAGTGACCATCACTGTGTGCGCGCTGACCAGTGTGGTGCTGCTCGGTGGTGCCGGACTCGGCTACGCCTACTTCAAGCTCAACGGCAATCTGAAGGGCGTCGACATCAACGCCGCCCTCGGACACGACCGGCCGAAGAACGTCGACGACGGCTCGATGGACCTCCTCGTGATGGGGTCCGACTCCCGCGCCGGCAAGAACGGTGACTACGGCAAGGACGAGGGCGGCGCGCGGTCCGACACCGCGATGATCGTGCACGTCTACAAGGGTCGTAAGAAGGCCAGTGTGGTCAGCGTCCCCCGGGACACCATGATCAAGCGGCCCGACTGCTCCAAGGACGGCAAGGACGTCGCCGGTGCGCGCCGGGCGATGTTCAACACCGCCTTCGAGGTCGGCGGTCCGCCCTGCGCCGTGAAGACCGTCGAATCGATCAGCGGCATCCGGATGGACCACTTCCTCGAAGTCGACTTCACCGGCTTCAAGAAGCTCATCGACGCGCTGGGCGGGGTGGAGGTCACCACCAGCAAGGCGATCGACGACAACGACAGCCATCTGCATCTGCGGCCCGGCAAGCACACGCTGGGCGGCGAGCAGGCGCTCGGCCTCGTCCGGACCCGGCACGGTGTCCCCGGCGGCGACGGCAGCGACCTCGGCCGCATCCAGCTGCAGCAGACGTTCATCAAGGCCCTGATGAAGCAGGTCCAGAACGTCGGGGTGCTCACCAACCCCGCCAAGCTCTACGACATCGCCGACACGGCCACCAAGGCCGTCACCACCGACACGGACCTCAACTCGGTCAGCGAACTGGCCGGCCTGGCCAAGAGCCTGGGCGGCATCGGTGGCGAGAACATCGACATGGTGACGCTGCCGGTGACCTACGACACCGAGGACCCCGACCGGGTGCTGCCGCTGACCAAGCAGAGCCGGCAGGTCTGGGACGCGCTCCGGGAGGACAAGGCCATCCCCAAGTCCGCGATCAAGGGCTCGGCCGGTGACAAGGGCGGCACGGACAACTACGTGAAGTAG
- the rho gene encoding transcription termination factor Rho produces MSDTTDLMGARTDGSATAPATDAPAAPTRRRRSGTGLDGMVLAELQQVASGLGIKGTARMRKSQLIEVIKEKQAGGSGSAAKADAPADTETKPKRRTTSKARTGDDGAEQAAGKAAKSDKGGKAADQSGAQQQIDIPGQPVSDEQPAGERRRRRATSAAGSPEAASGDLKTDTKVEAKTEVKADAKTDTAVSPQETGEGRPRQDRGDRQDRGQKGDRGDRGQRQRDRGDRGRKGDAGDGGGQGGQGGQRQRDRRTDDDDDFEGGRRGRRGRYRDRRGRRGGREDFGNEPQVSEDDVLIPVAGILDILDNYAFIRTSGYLPGPNDVYVSLAQVRKNGLRKGDHVTGAVRQPKDGERREKFNALVRLDTVNSVAPEQGRGRPEFGKLTPLYPQERLRLEGESGGLTTRIIDLVTPIGKGQRGLIVAPPKTGKTMIMQAIANSITRNNPECHLMVVLVDERPEEVTDMQRSVKGEVISSTFDRPAEDHTTVAELAIERAKRLVELGHDVVVLLDSITRLGRAYNLAAPASGRILSGGVDSTALYPPKRFFGAARNIEDGGSLTILATALVETGSRMDEVIFEEFKGTGNLELKLDRKLSDKRIFPAVDVDASSTRKEEILMGSDELAIVWKLRRVLHALDQQQAIELLLDKMKQTKSNAEFLLQIQKTTPTAGNGND; encoded by the coding sequence GTGAGCGACACCACCGATCTGATGGGCGCGCGCACCGATGGCAGTGCCACCGCGCCCGCCACGGACGCTCCCGCTGCGCCTACGCGGCGCCGCCGTTCCGGCACCGGCCTTGACGGCATGGTCCTGGCAGAGCTGCAGCAGGTCGCCTCCGGCCTCGGTATCAAGGGCACCGCGCGGATGCGCAAGAGCCAGCTGATCGAGGTCATCAAGGAGAAGCAGGCCGGAGGCTCAGGCTCCGCCGCCAAGGCCGACGCGCCCGCCGACACCGAGACCAAGCCCAAGCGCCGGACGACCTCCAAGGCCCGCACCGGCGACGACGGTGCGGAGCAGGCCGCCGGCAAGGCAGCCAAGTCCGACAAGGGCGGCAAGGCCGCGGACCAGTCCGGGGCCCAGCAGCAGATCGACATCCCCGGCCAGCCGGTGAGCGACGAGCAGCCGGCCGGCGAGCGCCGCCGGCGCCGCGCCACCTCCGCCGCGGGCAGCCCCGAGGCCGCCTCCGGCGACCTCAAGACCGACACCAAGGTCGAGGCGAAGACCGAGGTCAAGGCGGACGCCAAGACCGACACCGCGGTCTCCCCGCAGGAGACCGGCGAGGGCCGGCCCCGCCAGGACCGCGGCGACCGCCAGGACCGCGGCCAGAAGGGTGACCGCGGTGACCGCGGCCAGCGCCAGCGCGACCGCGGCGACCGCGGCCGCAAGGGCGACGCCGGTGACGGCGGCGGCCAGGGCGGTCAGGGCGGCCAGCGCCAGCGGGACCGCCGTACCGATGACGACGACGACTTCGAGGGCGGCCGCCGGGGCCGTCGCGGCCGCTACCGCGACCGCCGGGGCCGTCGCGGCGGCCGTGAGGACTTCGGCAACGAGCCGCAGGTGTCCGAGGACGACGTCCTGATCCCGGTCGCGGGCATCCTGGACATCCTCGACAACTACGCGTTCATCCGGACCTCCGGCTACCTGCCCGGCCCGAACGACGTCTACGTCTCGCTCGCCCAGGTCCGTAAGAACGGTCTGCGCAAGGGTGACCACGTCACCGGCGCGGTCCGCCAGCCCAAGGACGGCGAGCGGCGCGAGAAGTTCAACGCGCTGGTCCGGCTCGACACGGTCAACAGCGTGGCGCCCGAACAGGGCCGCGGACGGCCGGAGTTCGGGAAGCTGACGCCCCTTTACCCGCAGGAGCGACTGCGCCTGGAGGGGGAGTCGGGCGGTCTGACGACCCGGATCATCGACCTGGTCACGCCGATCGGCAAGGGCCAGCGTGGTCTGATCGTGGCCCCGCCGAAGACCGGCAAGACCATGATCATGCAGGCGATCGCCAACTCGATCACCCGCAACAACCCCGAGTGCCATCTGATGGTCGTCCTCGTCGACGAGCGTCCGGAAGAGGTCACCGACATGCAGCGGTCGGTGAAGGGCGAGGTCATCTCCTCGACCTTCGACCGCCCGGCCGAGGACCACACCACCGTCGCCGAGCTGGCCATCGAGCGCGCCAAGCGCCTCGTCGAGCTGGGTCACGACGTGGTCGTCCTGCTGGACTCGATCACCCGTCTGGGCCGTGCGTACAACCTCGCCGCCCCGGCCTCGGGCCGCATCCTGTCCGGTGGTGTCGACTCGACCGCGCTCTACCCGCCGAAGCGCTTCTTCGGCGCCGCGCGCAACATCGAGGACGGCGGTTCGCTGACCATCCTGGCCACCGCGCTGGTCGAGACCGGCTCGCGGATGGACGAGGTGATCTTCGAGGAGTTCAAGGGCACCGGAAACCTGGAGCTCAAGCTCGACCGCAAGCTCTCGGACAAGCGCATCTTCCCGGCGGTGGACGTGGACGCGTCCAGCACCCGTAAGGAAGAGATCCTCATGGGCAGCGACGAGCTCGCCATCGTGTGGAAGCTGCGCCGGGTGCTGCACGCCCTGGACCAGCAGCAGGCCATCGAGCTGCTGCTGGACAAGATGAAGCAGACGAAGTCCAACGCGGAGTTCCTGCTGCAGATCCAGAAGACGACGCCGACCGCGGGCAACGGCAACGACTGA
- the thrB gene encoding homoserine kinase, with protein MAGPAFRAAAVRVRTPATSANLGPGFDALGLSLGLYDDVVVRVADSGLHIDIAGEGADTLPRDESHLLVRSMRAAFELLGGQPRGLEIVCANRIPHGRGLGSSSAAICAGIVAARAVTIGGEQKLDDTALLELATEIEGHPDNVAACLLGGFTLAWMDTGTARAIRMDPADSIVPVVFVPGKPVLTETARGLLPRTVPHVDAAANAGRAALLVEALTRRPELLLAATEDRLHQEYRAPAMPESVALVNRLRADGVPAVVSGAGPTVLALVEDAAADKVAALAGEGWAANPLTLDAAGTCVLPLAG; from the coding sequence ATGGCCGGTCCCGCGTTCCGCGCCGCCGCCGTCCGGGTGCGCACCCCCGCTACCAGCGCCAATCTCGGTCCCGGCTTCGATGCCCTGGGTCTTTCCCTGGGCCTGTACGACGATGTCGTGGTGCGCGTCGCCGACTCCGGACTGCATATCGACATCGCAGGTGAGGGCGCCGACACCCTCCCGCGCGACGAGAGCCATCTGCTCGTACGGTCGATGCGCGCCGCCTTCGAGCTGCTCGGCGGACAGCCGCGCGGCCTGGAAATCGTCTGCGCCAACCGCATCCCGCACGGCCGTGGCCTGGGGTCTTCCTCGGCCGCCATCTGTGCGGGCATCGTCGCCGCCCGCGCCGTGACGATAGGCGGTGAACAGAAGCTCGACGACACCGCGCTGCTGGAGCTGGCCACCGAGATCGAGGGCCACCCCGACAACGTCGCCGCCTGTCTGCTGGGCGGATTCACCCTCGCCTGGATGGACACCGGCACCGCGCGTGCGATCCGGATGGATCCCGCCGATTCCATCGTTCCGGTGGTCTTCGTCCCCGGGAAGCCGGTGCTGACCGAGACCGCCCGTGGACTGCTGCCGCGCACCGTCCCGCATGTGGACGCCGCGGCCAACGCCGGCCGCGCCGCACTGCTCGTCGAGGCCCTGACCAGGCGCCCCGAGCTGCTGCTCGCCGCGACCGAGGACCGACTCCACCAGGAGTACCGCGCCCCCGCGATGCCGGAGAGCGTGGCCCTGGTGAACCGACTGCGCGCGGACGGCGTCCCCGCGGTCGTGTCCGGTGCGGGCCCCACGGTGCTCGCACTGGTCGAGGACGCCGCGGCCGACAAGGTCGCGGCACTGGCGGGAGAGGGGTGGGCGGCCAACCCGCTGACCCTCGATGCGGCGGGCACCTGCGTACTGCCGCTCGCCGGGTGA
- the thrC gene encoding threonine synthase, with protein MSANSTASRQWRGIIEEYRDRLPVSDTTEAVTLREGGTPLVPAQLLSERTGCEVHLKVEGANPTGSFKDRGMTMAITRAKEEGAKAVICASTGNTSASAAAYAVRAGMVCAVLVPQGKIALGKMGQALVHGAKILQVEGNFDDCLTLARRLSDNYPVALVNSVNPVRIEGQKTAAFEIVDMLDDAPDIHVLPVGNAGNITAYWKGYQEYAADGIASHTPRMWGFQASGSAPIVRGEVVKDPTTIATAIRIGNPASWSFAQQARDESGGFIDEVTDRQILAAYRLLAAREGVFVEPASAASVAGLLKAAEEGKVDPGQRIVCTVTGNGLKDPDWAVAGAPQPVTVPIDADAAAERLGLV; from the coding sequence ATGTCTGCCAATTCCACCGCGAGCCGTCAGTGGCGCGGAATCATCGAGGAATACCGTGACCGGCTGCCGGTCAGCGACACGACCGAGGCCGTCACCCTCCGGGAGGGCGGCACACCCCTGGTACCGGCGCAGCTGCTCTCCGAGCGCACCGGCTGCGAGGTGCATCTCAAGGTCGAGGGTGCCAACCCCACCGGTTCCTTCAAGGACCGCGGGATGACGATGGCCATCACGCGTGCCAAGGAGGAGGGCGCCAAGGCGGTCATCTGCGCCTCCACCGGCAACACCTCCGCCTCGGCCGCGGCCTACGCGGTCCGCGCCGGTATGGTCTGCGCCGTCCTCGTCCCGCAGGGCAAGATCGCGCTCGGCAAGATGGGCCAGGCGCTGGTCCACGGCGCGAAGATCCTCCAGGTCGAAGGAAATTTCGACGACTGTCTGACGCTGGCCCGGCGCCTGTCCGACAACTACCCCGTCGCACTTGTGAACTCCGTGAACCCGGTGCGCATCGAGGGCCAGAAGACCGCGGCCTTCGAAATCGTGGACATGCTCGACGACGCCCCCGACATCCATGTGCTGCCCGTCGGCAACGCCGGAAACATCACGGCGTACTGGAAGGGCTACCAGGAGTACGCGGCCGACGGCATCGCCTCGCACACCCCGCGGATGTGGGGCTTCCAGGCCTCCGGCAGCGCCCCGATCGTGCGCGGTGAGGTCGTCAAGGACCCGACCACCATCGCCACCGCGATCCGCATCGGAAACCCGGCCTCGTGGTCGTTCGCCCAGCAGGCGCGGGACGAGTCCGGTGGCTTCATCGACGAGGTGACCGACCGTCAAATCCTGGCCGCCTACCGCCTGTTGGCGGCGCGGGAGGGTGTCTTCGTGGAGCCCGCCTCGGCCGCGTCGGTGGCCGGTCTGCTGAAGGCCGCCGAGGAGGGCAAGGTCGACCCGGGCCAGCGCATCGTCTGCACGGTCACCGGCAACGGCCTCAAGGACCCGGACTGGGCGGTGGCCGGAGCGCCGCAGCCGGTCACGGTCCCGATCGACGCGGACGCCGCGGCCGAGCGCCTGGGCCTCGTCTAG
- a CDS encoding homoserine dehydrogenase, giving the protein MMRTRPLKVALLGCGVVGSEVTRIMTTHADDLAARIGAPVELAGIAVRRPDRVREGVPAELITTDATALVKRGDIDVVIEVIGGIEPARTLITTAFEHGASVVSANKALVAADGAALHAAAEANGADLYYEAAVAGAIPLVRPLRESLAGDKVNRVLGIVNGTTNFILDKMDSTGAGYSEALDEATALGYAEADPTADVEGFDAAAKAAILAGIAFHTRVTIDDVHREGLTEVTASDIASAKRMGCTVKLLAICERAADGASVTARVHPAMIPLTHPLASVREAYNAVFVEAEAAGQLMFYGPGAGGAPTASAVLGDLVAVCRNKLAGATGPGESAYTRLPVSPMGAVVTRYHISLDVADKPGVLAQVANIFADHGVSIDTVRQSGKDGEASLVIVTHRAADAALSSTVGALRELDTVRGVASIMRVEGE; this is encoded by the coding sequence ATGATGCGTACGCGTCCGCTGAAAGTGGCGCTCCTGGGCTGTGGTGTTGTCGGCTCAGAGGTGACGCGCATCATGACGACGCACGCCGATGACCTCGCCGCCCGTATCGGTGCGCCCGTGGAGCTCGCCGGGATCGCCGTCCGCCGCCCCGACAGGGTGCGCGAGGGCGTCCCGGCCGAGCTGATCACCACCGATGCGACCGCGCTCGTCAAACGCGGTGACATTGATGTCGTGATCGAGGTCATCGGCGGAATCGAGCCGGCCCGCACGCTGATCACCACCGCCTTCGAGCACGGCGCGAGCGTGGTCTCGGCCAACAAGGCGCTGGTCGCCGCGGACGGTGCGGCGCTGCATGCGGCGGCCGAGGCCAATGGCGCGGACCTGTATTACGAGGCCGCCGTCGCCGGTGCGATCCCGCTGGTGCGGCCGCTGCGCGAATCGCTGGCCGGGGACAAGGTCAACCGGGTGCTCGGCATCGTCAACGGCACCACCAACTTCATCCTCGACAAGATGGACTCCACCGGGGCCGGCTACAGCGAGGCCCTGGACGAGGCGACCGCGCTCGGCTATGCCGAGGCCGACCCGACCGCCGATGTCGAGGGCTTCGACGCCGCCGCCAAGGCCGCGATCCTGGCCGGTATCGCCTTCCACACCCGGGTGACCATCGACGATGTGCACCGCGAGGGCCTCACGGAGGTCACCGCGTCCGATATCGCCTCCGCCAAGCGGATGGGCTGCACGGTCAAGCTGCTGGCCATCTGCGAGCGGGCCGCGGACGGCGCGTCGGTGACCGCGCGGGTGCACCCCGCGATGATTCCGCTGACGCATCCGCTGGCCTCCGTCCGTGAGGCGTACAACGCGGTCTTCGTCGAGGCCGAGGCGGCCGGTCAGCTGATGTTCTACGGGCCGGGCGCGGGCGGTGCGCCGACCGCCTCCGCGGTCCTCGGCGACCTGGTCGCGGTCTGCCGCAACAAGCTCGCCGGGGCCACCGGACCGGGCGAGTCCGCCTACACGCGGCTGCCGGTCAGCCCCATGGGCGCGGTCGTCACGCGGTACCACATCAGCCTCGATGTGGCCGATAAGCCCGGCGTGCTCGCGCAGGTCGCGAACATCTTCGCCGACCACGGCGTATCGATCGATACGGTCCGTCAGTCGGGCAAGGATGGCGAGGCATCCCTCGTCATCGTCACCCACCGAGCGGCGGACGCGGCCCTGTCGTCGACCGTCGGGGCGCTGCGCGAGCTGGACACCGTGCGCGGTGTCGCCAGCATCATGCGGGTCGAAGGGGAGTAA